Proteins from a genomic interval of Motacilla alba alba isolate MOTALB_02 chromosome 11, Motacilla_alba_V1.0_pri, whole genome shotgun sequence:
- the ZDHHC7 gene encoding palmitoyltransferase ZDHHC7, whose amino-acid sequence MQSSGHRFRDVEHHPLLADNDSYDSSSSSSEADMAERVWFIRDGCGMVCAIMTWLLVVYADFVVTFVMLLPSKDFWYSVINGVLFNCLAVLALSSHLRTMLTDPGAVPKGNATKEYMDNLQLKPGEVIYKCPKCCSIKPERAHHCSICKRCIRKMDHHCPWVNNCVGEKNQRFFVLFTMYIALISAHALVLCGFQFFSCVRGQWTECSDFSPPVTVILMIFLCLEGFLFLTFTAVMFGTQIHSICNDETEIERLKSEKPTWERRLRWEGMKSVFGGQPSLLWINPFAGFRIRRLLLRGKKGGPEFSV is encoded by the exons ATGCAGTCATCAGGGCACCGTTTCCGCGATGTCGAGCACCACCCGCTCCTGGCCGACAATGACAGCTAcgactcctcctcctcctcctcggagGCTGACATGGCTGAGAGGGTCTGGTTCATCCGCGATGGCTGTGGCATGGTCTGTGCCATCATGACCTGGCTCCTGGTGGTCTATGCAGACTTCGTAGTGACTTTTGTCATGTTGCTGCCTTCCAAAGACTTTTGGTACTCCGTGATCAACGGGGTTCTCTTTAActgcttggcagtgctggctctgtcGTCGCATCTGAGGACTATGCTGACTGATCCA GGGGCTGTGCCCAAAGGAAATGCCACTAAAGAATACATGGATAATTTGCAACTGAAACCAGGAGAGGTGATCTACAAATGTCCCAAGTGCTGTAGTATCAAACCTGAGCGTGCACACCACTGCAG TATTTGCAAGCGATGCATCCGAAAGATGGATCACCACTGCCCGTGGGTGAACAACTGTGTGGGGGAGAAAAATCAGagattttttgttctgtttacG ATGTACATAGCCCTAATTTCAGCTCATGCTCTTGTACTCTGTGGATTTCAGTTCTTCTCCTGTGTCCGAGGGCAGTGGACTG AGTGCAGTGACTTCTCCCCACCTGTAACTGTGATCCTGATGATCTTCTTGTGCCTTGAGggttttctgtttctcacttTCACTGCAGTCATGTTTGGCACCCAAATCCACTCAATATGCAATGATGAAACG GAGATTGAGAGACTGAAGAGTGAAAAGCCAACATGGGAGCGCAGGCTGCGCTGGGAAGGGATGAAATCAGTTTTTGGGGGCCAGCCCTCCCTCCTGTGGATCAACCCCTTCGCAGGATTCCGCATCAGGAGACTTCTACTGcgagggaagaaaggaggacCTGAGTTTTCTGTTTGA
- the LOC119705730 gene encoding uncharacterized protein LOC119705730, giving the protein MTALHAGTRRGAAPRRGLGAAGASRARRSASQGAPHPRPAPRSPRPAPRSPHPAMPALLALLAAPLLALLALLGAGRAAAPGSWAPLKRWALGCLLLCLGACRQRTAAGTAEPRRPRPLRADPHALDSLYFTGFAETNRTFVVARLARRPAGLCEMWLFLRLDGIGEFEHPQHPNMMVRDESKEIWSGGGLTMEYLEPQMCWKINFDGLLRKGSYRQQWSEEEGELVPVKFSLQWENSTDVFNFNVDSSPSTFARALAQEPWTIELFQRVKKQREQHFRHEQWGRSVGEIEIENGGKTELSLRGVRSHSYGVRNWAEIHRYVMILAHFEDGTAAHLTVINMPATTTHLTVGYVFFPDGRKAAIEWSNASLAELAEDGLIQNEYGVSFTAGGKSFDVSAALDKQACPVVYNGLTGSGVFHECIADFQLNGLTPGWGLVEFYYRDEAAQPVPNLQLGSRTAGPDPATDASPP; this is encoded by the exons ATGACCGCGCTCCACGCCGGGacgcggcggggagcggccccgAGGCGGGGTTTGGGGGCGGCCGGAGCCAGCCGCGCACGGCGTTCCGCATCGCAGGGGGCTCCGCACCCGCGCCCCGCACCGCGCTCCCCGCGCCCCGCACCGCGCTCCCCGCACCCCGCGATGCCggcgctgctggcgctgctggcCGCGCcgctgctggcgctgctggcgctgctCGGGGCCGGACGAGCGGCCGCCCCCGGCTCCTGGGCGCCGCTGAAGCGCTGGGCCCtgggctgcctcctgctctgcctcggCGCCTGCAGGCAGCGAACGGCCGCAGGCACCGCCGAGCCGCGCCGGCCGCGCCCGCTCCGCGCCGACCCCCAC GCTCTCGATTCTCTGTACTTCACTGGCTTTGCAGAGACCAACAGGACCTTTGTGGTTGCTCGCCTGGCCCGACGTCCCGCTGGCCTCTGTGAGATGTGGCTCTTCctcaggctggatgggatagGCGAGTTTGAG cACCCACAGCACCCAAACATGATGGTAAGAGATGAATCCAAAGAGATCTGGAGTGGAGGAGGACTCACTATGGAATACTTGGAGCCCCAAATGTGCTGGAAGATAAATTTTGATGGATTACTCAG GAAAGGCTCCTATAGACAGCAGTGgagtgaggaggaaggagagcttGTGCCAGTTAAATTCTCTTTGCA GTGGGAGAACTCCACAGATGTTTTTAACTTTAATGTTGACAGTAGCCCCAGCACATTTGCTCGTGCTTTAGCCCAGGAGCCATGGACCATCGAGCTCTTCCAGAGGGTCAAAAA aCAAAGGGAGCAGCATTTCCGACACGAGCAGTGGGGCCGGTCTGTTGGAGAGATTGAAATAGAGAATGGTGGGAAAACTGAACTTTCCCTCAGAGGAGTTCGGAGCCACTCCTATG GTGTCCGGAACTGGGCTGAGATTCACCGTTATGTCATGATTTTGGCACACTTTGAA GATGGGACTGCAGCACATTTAACAGTTATCAACATGCCAGCTACCACAACTCA CCTCACTGTAGGTTATGTGTTTTTTCCTGATGGGAGGAAGGCTGCCATCGAGTGGTCCAACGCctccctggctgagctggctgaGGATGGGCTTATCCAGAATGAGTATGGAGTCAGTTTTACTGCTG GTGGCAAGAGCTTTGatgtttctgcagctctggataAGCAGGCCTGCCCCGTGGTGTACAATGGCCTGACAGGGAGTGGAGTTTTCCATGAGTGCATTGCAGATTTCCAGCTCAATGGGTTAACACCAGGCTGGGGCCTGGTTGAATTTTATTACAG GGACGAGGCCGCCCAGCCGGTTCCAAATCTGCAGCTTGGCTCCAGAACAGCAGGACCTGACCCTGCCACCGATGCCTCTCCCCCGTGA